From Prosthecobacter sp., the proteins below share one genomic window:
- a CDS encoding sulfatase, giving the protein MKRLVLILLTLGSTLFASQPNIVIIFADDLGYGDLGCYGSPVIHTPHFDQMAAEGLRFTDFYSAAEVCTPSRAALLTGRLPIRSGMCGARRVLFSNSAGGLPPAEITIAEALREKGYATRHIGKWHLGIHAGSRPLDQGFEHSFGLPYSNDMDGRPGLPKGISASPNPPHDGWNVALLRDGKVVEQPADQTTLTKRYTEEAVKFISEKKGGPFFLYMPHTFPHVPMFASPDFKGKSRAGIYGDAVEELDWSVGQVLHTLRQEGIAENTLVFFTSDNGPWLIMGDQGGSAGLLKDGKGSTWEGGMRVPGIAWMPGRIKPGVTTQLASTMDLLPTALALAAAPTPKDVTLDGIDLAPLLFESKPLPARPYFYYRGDQLFACRLGEWKAHFQSQTGYGQPKAEAHEPPLLFHLGRDPSEKRNVAAQHPEVLAQIHEAVQEHQAAVVSGEPQLR; this is encoded by the coding sequence ATGAAGCGACTGGTCCTCATTCTGCTCACCCTTGGCTCCACGCTCTTTGCCTCGCAGCCAAATATCGTCATCATCTTCGCCGATGATCTCGGCTACGGCGATCTCGGCTGCTATGGCTCGCCAGTCATACATACACCGCATTTTGATCAGATGGCCGCCGAGGGGCTGCGATTCACAGATTTCTACTCCGCAGCGGAAGTTTGCACCCCGAGCCGCGCGGCCTTGCTGACTGGGCGTCTGCCGATCCGTAGTGGCATGTGCGGCGCGAGACGTGTGCTTTTCTCGAACTCCGCAGGCGGCCTGCCACCGGCGGAGATCACCATCGCCGAGGCTTTGAGAGAAAAAGGCTATGCCACCAGGCACATCGGCAAGTGGCACCTCGGCATTCATGCGGGATCGCGCCCGCTCGATCAAGGCTTCGAACACAGCTTCGGCCTGCCTTACTCGAATGACATGGATGGCCGCCCTGGACTGCCGAAAGGCATCAGCGCCTCGCCGAACCCACCGCACGATGGCTGGAATGTTGCCCTGCTGCGTGATGGGAAAGTCGTCGAGCAACCCGCCGACCAAACCACACTCACGAAGCGCTACACCGAGGAGGCTGTGAAGTTCATCTCCGAGAAAAAAGGTGGCCCATTCTTCCTCTACATGCCGCACACCTTCCCGCATGTGCCCATGTTTGCCTCACCCGACTTCAAAGGCAAAAGCCGCGCCGGAATCTATGGCGATGCCGTCGAAGAACTCGACTGGAGCGTCGGCCAGGTGCTCCACACACTGCGCCAGGAAGGCATCGCGGAAAACACGCTCGTCTTCTTCACCAGCGACAACGGTCCCTGGCTCATCATGGGCGATCAAGGCGGCAGCGCCGGTCTGCTCAAAGATGGCAAAGGCAGCACCTGGGAAGGCGGCATGAGAGTCCCCGGCATCGCCTGGATGCCCGGCCGCATCAAGCCCGGCGTGACCACCCAGCTCGCCAGCACGATGGACCTGCTGCCCACCGCGCTCGCCCTCGCCGCAGCACCCACACCGAAGGATGTCACGCTCGACGGCATCGACCTCGCGCCGCTGCTGTTTGAATCCAAACCGCTGCCTGCACGCCCCTACTTCTACTATCGTGGCGATCAGCTCTTCGCCTGCCGTCTCGGCGAGTGGAAAGCGCACTTTCAGAGCCAAACCGGCTACGGCCAGCCCAAAGCCGAAGCGCATGAGCCTCCCCTGCTCTTCCATCTCGGCCGCGATCCCTCCGAAAAGCGCAACGTCGCCGCGCAGCACCCGGAAGTGCTCGCGCAGATCCATGAGGCCGTGCAAGAGCATCAGGCTGCTGTGGTGTCTGGTGAGCCGCAGTTGAGATAA
- the arsD gene encoding arsenite efflux transporter metallochaperone ArsD, with protein sequence MKTIQVYDPPMCCSTGICGTDIDPDLVNFAAMLSQLGTHDIKVERFNLGQQPMAFVQNPAVKALLDKEGAEVLPLIFWDGEVHLKGRYPTKDERPGWFRAALGKEEEAS encoded by the coding sequence ATGAAAACCATCCAAGTCTATGATCCTCCCATGTGCTGCTCCACCGGCATCTGCGGCACCGATATTGATCCTGACCTCGTCAACTTCGCCGCCATGCTCTCGCAGCTCGGCACGCACGACATCAAGGTCGAGCGCTTCAACCTCGGCCAACAGCCGATGGCCTTTGTGCAGAATCCAGCGGTGAAAGCCTTGCTGGACAAGGAGGGCGCGGAGGTGCTGCCGCTGATCTTCTGGGATGGCGAGGTACATCTCAAAGGCCGCTATCCGACCAAGGACGAACGCCCCGGCTGGTTCCGCGCGGCACTCGGCAAAGAGGAGGAGGCATCATGA
- the arsA gene encoding arsenical pump-driving ATPase, which yields MKLPFYQPDAATSTRFLFFTGKGGVGKTSLSCATALKLVEAGKRVLLVSTDPASNLDEVLETKLTNQPTPIAGAPGLDAMNINPVEAAAAYRERLIGPMRGLLPEAALRSMEEQLSGSCTVEIAAFDEFSGLIGNPDAAKDYDHVIFDTAPTGHTLRLMSLAKAWDQFLDKNTSGTSCLGPLAGLEKQRVIYEATVNTLADASATTLVLVSRPQGAALREAERTSKELRAIGVGNQCLVVNGTFETDCPEDVTAQAMQQRGLSALTAASEFISSMPSFIVPLRPINILGIGGLRVLLSGDGQGKCVKADESGWTPPEMESLEDLVATIEQQGNGVIMTMGKGGVGKTTVAAAIAVMLARRGHSVHLSTTDPAAHVAQTLHGKVEGLTLSKIDPAAETAAYQGEVMLAQGAAMDDAGRALLEEDLRSPCTEEIAVFRAFAREVGRGTGRFVVLDTAPTGHTLLLLDASEAYQRELERQARSTQPEEVLKLLERLRDPDFTRILLVTLPEATPVHEAAALQEDLLRARIEPFAWVINQSLLNSGSCDPLLQCREASEHRYLREVVEKQAKRTAWLPWQAEEPVGPDALAHLASSSLLQARGDVIQTL from the coding sequence ATGAAACTGCCATTTTATCAGCCCGATGCCGCCACTTCGACACGCTTTCTCTTTTTCACCGGCAAAGGTGGCGTGGGCAAAACATCACTCTCCTGTGCCACGGCCTTGAAACTCGTCGAGGCGGGTAAACGCGTGCTGCTGGTCAGCACGGACCCGGCTTCGAACCTGGACGAAGTGCTGGAGACGAAGCTCACGAACCAGCCCACGCCCATCGCGGGTGCGCCCGGTCTGGATGCGATGAACATCAACCCTGTCGAAGCCGCCGCCGCGTATCGCGAGCGTCTCATCGGTCCCATGCGCGGTCTCCTGCCGGAAGCGGCATTGCGCAGCATGGAGGAGCAGCTTTCTGGCTCCTGCACGGTCGAGATCGCGGCCTTTGATGAATTCTCGGGTCTGATCGGCAATCCCGACGCCGCGAAGGATTATGACCATGTGATCTTCGACACCGCACCGACCGGCCACACGCTGCGCTTGATGAGTTTGGCAAAAGCCTGGGATCAGTTCCTCGACAAGAACACCAGTGGCACGTCCTGCCTTGGCCCGCTGGCCGGATTGGAAAAGCAGCGCGTCATTTATGAAGCCACGGTCAACACGCTTGCCGATGCTTCGGCCACCACGCTCGTGCTCGTCAGCCGCCCGCAAGGCGCGGCATTGCGCGAAGCCGAACGCACATCCAAGGAACTGCGCGCCATCGGCGTGGGCAACCAATGCCTCGTGGTGAACGGCACCTTTGAAACCGATTGCCCGGAAGATGTGACCGCGCAGGCCATGCAGCAGCGTGGATTGTCCGCTTTGACGGCGGCAAGTGAGTTCATCAGCTCCATGCCGAGCTTCATCGTGCCGTTGCGCCCCATCAACATCCTCGGCATCGGCGGTCTGCGCGTGCTGCTGAGCGGTGATGGGCAAGGCAAGTGCGTGAAGGCGGATGAGAGCGGCTGGACGCCGCCTGAGATGGAAAGTCTCGAAGACCTCGTCGCCACCATCGAACAACAGGGCAATGGCGTGATCATGACCATGGGCAAAGGCGGCGTGGGCAAGACCACTGTCGCTGCTGCCATCGCCGTCATGCTGGCACGGCGTGGCCATTCCGTGCATCTCAGCACCACCGATCCCGCCGCGCATGTGGCGCAGACTTTGCATGGCAAGGTGGAGGGCCTCACGCTCAGCAAGATCGATCCCGCTGCGGAAACCGCCGCCTACCAAGGCGAAGTCATGCTGGCCCAAGGTGCCGCGATGGATGACGCAGGCCGCGCCTTGCTCGAAGAAGACCTGCGCTCGCCCTGCACGGAAGAGATCGCCGTGTTCCGCGCCTTCGCTCGTGAAGTGGGTCGTGGCACAGGTCGCTTCGTCGTGCTCGACACCGCGCCCACCGGCCACACATTGCTCCTTCTCGATGCCAGCGAGGCTTATCAACGCGAGCTGGAGCGCCAAGCCCGCAGCACGCAGCCCGAGGAAGTCCTCAAACTCCTCGAACGCCTGCGCGATCCCGACTTCACCCGCATCCTGCTCGTCACACTGCCGGAGGCCACGCCCGTGCATGAAGCCGCCGCCTTGCAGGAAGACCTCCTCCGCGCACGCATCGAGCCCTTTGCCTGGGTCATCAATCAAAGCCTGCTCAACAGCGGCTCGTGTGATCCCCTGCTGCAATGCCGCGAAGCCTCCGAGCATCGCTACCTTCGTGAGGTTGTGGAAAAGCAAGCCAAGCGCACGGCCTGGCTCCCCTGGCAAGCCGAGGAGCCCGTCGGGCCGGATGCGCTCGCTCATTTGGCATCTTCGAGCCTCTTGCAGGCGCGTGGTGATGTGATTCAGACCCTTTGA
- the ppsA gene encoding phosphoenolpyruvate synthase has protein sequence MNTSPASPFIKWFADITINDVPLVGGKNASLGEMVRELTAKGVKVPDGFAITADAYRHFIREAGIDESIRATLADLDTRDMANLSTRGQSVRQAILNATLPADLQELITTAYRELQGSSTAPLDVAVRSSATAEDLPDASFAGQQETYLNVHGTAALLETCKRCFASLFTDRAISYRVDKGFDHFKVALSIGVQRMVRSDLACSGVMFTIDTETGFRDAVMISAAYGLGENVVQGSVTPDEFLVFKPTLKTGHRPVLQKTVGSKEFKLVYDSGGGKMVKNIPVALADRAKLALTDDEVLELARWACIVEDHYSAKRGQHAPMDLEWAKDGITSELFIVQARPETVQSRKDLDVLESYVLSKRSTVLTSGRSVGAKIATGRVRVIKSAEFIGQFQQGEVLVTDKTDPDWQPIMKKAAGIITNRGGRTCHAAIVSRELGVPAIVGTEHGTEALKDGQMVTVSCAEGDTGFVYEGELPFEVQRTDLKSLAQPRTKVMMNLANPEEAFALSFIPNDGVGLARMEFIISTYIKIHPLALINFAQLADAAAKAEIEKLTAGYTDKPQFFVDKLAQGVAMIAAAFYPKDVILRLSDFKTNEYANLIGGKAYEPAEENPMLGFRGASRYYHPRYQAGFALECRAVKKVRDEMGLTNLKLMIPFCRTLDEGRKVQAEMEKHGLKRSQDGLEIYVMCEIPANVILAEEFADIFDGFSIGSNDLTQLILGVDRDSEIVAPIFDERNAAVKKMIAQVIATCRAKGRKIGICGQAPSDYPEFAQFLVEQGIDSISLTPDTVLKARLAILEKEKSMGLPG, from the coding sequence ATGAACACATCCCCAGCCTCCCCCTTCATCAAATGGTTCGCCGACATCACCATCAACGATGTGCCGCTGGTCGGCGGCAAGAATGCCTCGCTCGGCGAGATGGTGCGCGAACTCACGGCCAAGGGCGTGAAGGTGCCTGATGGATTCGCCATCACGGCGGATGCTTACCGGCATTTCATTCGCGAAGCCGGCATTGATGAGAGCATCCGCGCCACGCTCGCGGATCTCGACACCCGCGACATGGCGAACCTCAGCACGCGCGGCCAGTCGGTGCGTCAGGCCATCCTCAATGCCACGCTGCCTGCTGATTTGCAGGAGCTGATCACCACGGCGTATCGCGAACTGCAAGGCAGCAGCACCGCGCCATTGGATGTCGCGGTGCGTTCCTCCGCCACTGCCGAAGACCTGCCCGACGCGAGCTTTGCCGGACAGCAGGAAACCTATCTGAATGTCCACGGCACCGCTGCGCTACTGGAGACGTGCAAGCGCTGCTTTGCCTCGCTCTTCACCGACCGCGCCATCAGCTACCGCGTGGACAAGGGCTTCGATCATTTCAAAGTCGCGCTCAGCATCGGCGTGCAACGCATGGTGCGCTCGGATCTCGCCTGCTCGGGCGTGATGTTCACCATCGATACCGAAACGGGATTCCGCGACGCCGTGATGATCAGCGCCGCCTATGGCCTTGGCGAAAACGTGGTGCAGGGCTCTGTCACGCCGGATGAGTTTCTTGTTTTCAAACCCACGTTGAAGACGGGACATCGGCCTGTATTGCAAAAGACGGTGGGCAGCAAGGAGTTCAAACTCGTCTATGATTCCGGCGGCGGGAAGATGGTGAAGAACATCCCCGTGGCACTGGCGGATCGCGCCAAGCTCGCGCTCACCGATGACGAAGTGCTCGAACTCGCCCGCTGGGCCTGCATCGTCGAAGATCACTACTCGGCGAAACGCGGTCAGCACGCGCCGATGGACCTCGAATGGGCCAAGGATGGCATCACGAGCGAGTTGTTCATCGTGCAGGCTCGGCCCGAGACGGTGCAGTCACGCAAGGATCTCGACGTGCTCGAATCCTATGTCTTGAGCAAGCGCAGCACCGTGCTGACGAGCGGGCGCAGCGTCGGTGCAAAGATCGCCACGGGGCGCGTGCGTGTCATCAAGAGCGCCGAGTTCATAGGCCAGTTTCAGCAGGGCGAAGTGCTCGTCACCGACAAGACCGATCCCGACTGGCAGCCCATCATGAAGAAAGCGGCAGGCATCATCACCAATCGCGGCGGGCGCACCTGTCATGCCGCCATCGTCAGCCGCGAACTCGGCGTGCCAGCCATCGTCGGCACCGAGCACGGCACCGAGGCACTGAAGGACGGCCAGATGGTCACCGTGAGCTGCGCGGAGGGCGACACCGGCTTTGTTTATGAAGGTGAGTTGCCCTTTGAAGTGCAGCGCACCGACTTGAAGTCCCTCGCCCAACCGCGCACGAAGGTGATGATGAACCTCGCCAATCCCGAGGAGGCCTTCGCGCTCTCCTTCATCCCGAATGACGGCGTGGGCCTCGCGCGGATGGAGTTCATCATCAGCACCTACATCAAGATCCATCCGCTCGCGTTGATCAACTTCGCGCAGCTCGCCGATGCCGCTGCCAAAGCGGAGATCGAGAAGCTCACGGCGGGCTACACCGACAAGCCGCAGTTCTTCGTGGATAAACTCGCACAAGGCGTCGCCATGATCGCCGCTGCTTTTTATCCGAAGGATGTCATCCTGCGACTCAGCGACTTCAAAACGAACGAGTATGCCAACCTCATCGGTGGCAAGGCCTACGAGCCAGCGGAGGAGAATCCCATGCTCGGCTTCCGTGGTGCGAGCCGCTACTACCACCCGCGTTATCAGGCTGGCTTCGCGCTGGAGTGCCGCGCCGTGAAGAAAGTGCGCGATGAGATGGGTCTCACCAATTTGAAGCTCATGATCCCCTTCTGCCGCACGCTCGATGAAGGCCGCAAGGTGCAGGCCGAGATGGAGAAGCACGGCCTCAAGCGCAGCCAGGACGGTCTGGAGATTTACGTCATGTGCGAGATCCCCGCCAACGTCATCCTCGCCGAAGAGTTCGCCGACATTTTTGACGGCTTCAGCATCGGCTCCAACGACCTCACTCAACTCATTCTCGGCGTGGATCGCGACAGCGAGATCGTCGCGCCCATCTTCGATGAACGAAACGCCGCCGTGAAAAAGATGATCGCCCAAGTCATCGCCACCTGTCGCGCCAAAGGCCGCAAAATCGGCATCTGCGGCCAGGCTCCAAGTGATTACCCCGAGTTCGCCCAGTTCCTCGTCGAGCAAGGCATCGACAGCATCTCGCTCACTCCCGACACCGTGCTCAAAGCCCGCCTCGCCATTTTGGAAAAGGAGAAGTCCATGGGATTACCCGGATGA
- a CDS encoding heavy metal translocating P-type ATPase, whose translation MKSEPDHDNGFAPPFLPHWMQERWAVLTVAVAGSALIVGFFGEKFFALPASVALGFYVLSYLAGGYDVARAALPALFRGKFDIDLLMIAAAAGAALLGEWAEGAFLLFLFSLGHAGEHYAMDRARNAVGVLGKLMPRTAFTKRGDRLEEVPVEQLAVDEVVVVKPGERVPVDGVITAGESSVDQSAITGESVPVERKPGDEVFAGTINQDNALDVRMTRLARDNTLARVMQLVAEAQEQKSPTQRFTEVFARRFVPAVLIGTLLVIVLLPLVFGWTWSASFYRGMLLLVAASPCALAIGTPAAVLAGIAQAARRGVLIKGGIHLENLGRLNTVALDKTGTLTTGHFAVTQVIGFEGTPEDEVLRIAAAVEEQSSHPLAAAIVKTTRERNITFPSATEIENLAGKGIQAHVEGAEVLVGAMRAFAGDSAAEKGQPLANTIAKLEGDGQTTVIIRRAGKFIGVIALADEPRAMVKEVMQRLRAQGIERLVMLTGDNASVAHRVAEQIGLTDVCAELLPGNKLTLVHELEQDRGVIAMIGDGVNDAPALAAATVGVAMGAGGTAVALETADVVLMGDDLGKLPFAIGLSRASARIIRQNLVIALGVIALLLIASGFGVIPLSIAVVLHEGSTIVVVLNALRLLTWRESIGSA comes from the coding sequence ATGAAATCCGAGCCCGACCACGATAACGGCTTTGCCCCGCCATTTCTTCCGCATTGGATGCAGGAGCGCTGGGCAGTGTTGACGGTGGCTGTTGCTGGATCGGCGCTGATCGTCGGATTCTTTGGGGAGAAGTTCTTCGCCCTGCCCGCGTCGGTTGCGCTTGGGTTTTATGTTTTGTCCTATCTGGCAGGTGGCTACGATGTGGCTCGCGCGGCCTTGCCAGCCTTGTTTCGTGGCAAGTTCGACATCGACCTGCTCATGATCGCGGCGGCGGCTGGGGCGGCCTTGCTCGGCGAATGGGCGGAGGGCGCGTTCCTGCTGTTTCTTTTCTCGCTCGGCCATGCGGGTGAACATTACGCGATGGATCGTGCGCGCAATGCCGTCGGTGTTCTGGGAAAACTCATGCCCCGCACGGCCTTCACGAAACGTGGCGACCGACTTGAAGAAGTGCCGGTGGAACAACTCGCTGTGGATGAAGTCGTGGTCGTGAAACCCGGTGAACGGGTACCGGTGGATGGCGTCATCACTGCTGGCGAGAGCAGCGTCGATCAAAGCGCCATCACCGGCGAAAGCGTGCCCGTGGAGCGCAAACCTGGCGACGAGGTGTTTGCGGGAACGATCAATCAGGACAACGCGCTCGACGTGCGCATGACCCGGCTGGCACGCGACAACACGCTCGCGCGTGTGATGCAGCTCGTCGCAGAGGCACAGGAACAAAAAAGCCCGACGCAGAGATTCACCGAAGTCTTCGCGCGCCGCTTCGTCCCAGCGGTGCTCATCGGCACGCTCCTCGTCATTGTGCTGTTACCGCTCGTGTTTGGATGGACGTGGAGCGCGAGTTTTTATCGCGGCATGTTGCTTCTCGTCGCTGCTTCGCCGTGCGCGCTGGCCATCGGCACACCTGCTGCCGTGCTCGCGGGCATCGCCCAAGCGGCACGTCGTGGGGTGCTGATCAAAGGTGGCATTCATCTGGAGAACCTCGGACGACTGAACACCGTGGCGCTCGACAAAACCGGCACGCTCACCACCGGCCACTTCGCGGTCACTCAGGTCATTGGCTTTGAAGGCACGCCCGAAGACGAAGTCCTGCGCATCGCCGCTGCGGTCGAAGAACAATCCAGTCATCCACTGGCTGCGGCCATCGTGAAGACGACGCGAGAGCGCAATATCACCTTCCCCTCGGCCACCGAGATCGAAAACCTCGCGGGCAAAGGCATCCAGGCGCATGTCGAAGGCGCAGAAGTATTGGTCGGGGCCATGCGAGCCTTTGCTGGTGACTCTGCGGCCGAAAAAGGCCAGCCGCTTGCCAACACCATTGCCAAGCTCGAAGGCGACGGCCAAACCACGGTGATCATCCGACGCGCAGGGAAATTCATCGGTGTCATCGCCCTTGCTGATGAGCCGCGCGCCATGGTCAAAGAAGTGATGCAACGTTTGCGGGCGCAAGGCATCGAGCGCCTGGTGATGCTCACCGGCGACAATGCCTCCGTGGCCCACCGCGTCGCAGAGCAAATCGGACTTACCGATGTTTGCGCGGAACTGCTGCCGGGAAACAAGCTGACGCTCGTGCATGAACTGGAGCAGGATCGCGGTGTCATCGCGATGATCGGCGACGGCGTGAACGATGCCCCCGCACTGGCCGCCGCCACCGTCGGCGTGGCGATGGGCGCAGGCGGCACCGCCGTCGCCTTGGAAACCGCCGATGTCGTGCTCATGGGCGATGACCTCGGCAAGCTGCCCTTTGCCATCGGCCTGAGCCGCGCCAGCGCCCGCATCATCCGTCAGAACCTCGTGATCGCGCTCGGTGTCATCGCCCTCCTCCTGATCGCCTCGGGCTTTGGCGTTATCCCCCTGAGCATCGCAGTCGTCCTGCACGAAGGCAGCACCATCGTGGTGGTGTTGAATGCCCTGCGACTTCTCACTTGGCGTGAGAGCATCGGCAGTGCCTAA